A genomic window from Fusobacterium sp. includes:
- a CDS encoding nucleotide sugar dehydrogenase has product MKKKLIEKKEKLSLIGLGYVGMPLAVAFAEKGVNVIGFDLNKEKINKYKVGEDPTNEVGSERLKKLVTLEFTNDEKKLKEAKFHVVAVPTPVGNHNIPDLKPVENASEVVGRNLSRGSYIVFESTVYPGVTEEICIPILERESGLKCGVDFKVGYSPERINPGDKVHTLEKIVKITSGMDKESAETIAQVYEMIIEVGVHKASSIKVAEAAKVIENSQRDVNIAFVNELAMIFEKMNIDTQEVLEAAGTKWNFLPFRPGLVGGHCIGVDPYYLTYKSEEMGYKSQLIYAGRLINNGMSKFVAEKCLKMLINSNLKVKEARILILGLTFKEDCPDLRNSKIVDIIKELKEYGMKILVVDPVADKKEAFKEYGIEILNIDEVKEIVGIIGAVKHKNFLEYEETKIKKLFKKDLEKPLVLDLKGIFEKEKYKENYNYWRM; this is encoded by the coding sequence ATGAAAAAAAAATTAATTGAAAAAAAAGAAAAGTTATCATTAATAGGACTTGGGTATGTTGGTATGCCTTTAGCTGTAGCATTTGCTGAAAAAGGAGTAAATGTAATAGGATTTGATTTAAATAAAGAAAAAATAAATAAATATAAAGTAGGAGAAGATCCAACAAATGAAGTAGGAAGCGAAAGATTAAAAAAGTTGGTTACTTTAGAATTTACTAATGATGAGAAGAAACTTAAAGAAGCTAAGTTTCATGTGGTAGCAGTACCAACACCAGTAGGAAATCATAATATACCAGATTTGAAGCCTGTAGAAAATGCAAGTGAAGTTGTAGGAAGAAATCTTTCTAGAGGTTCATACATAGTTTTTGAATCAACAGTTTATCCAGGAGTGACAGAAGAGATATGTATTCCAATATTAGAAAGAGAGTCAGGGTTAAAATGTGGAGTTGATTTTAAAGTTGGATATTCACCTGAAAGAATAAATCCAGGAGATAAAGTACACACATTAGAAAAAATAGTAAAAATAACTTCTGGAATGGATAAAGAAAGCGCTGAAACAATAGCTCAAGTATATGAAATGATAATAGAAGTAGGAGTACATAAAGCTTCATCAATAAAAGTAGCAGAAGCAGCAAAAGTAATAGAAAATTCACAAAGAGATGTAAATATAGCATTTGTAAATGAATTGGCAATGATATTTGAAAAGATGAATATAGATACACAAGAAGTATTAGAAGCTGCAGGAACAAAATGGAATTTTTTGCCATTTAGACCTGGATTAGTAGGAGGACATTGTATAGGAGTGGATCCATACTATCTTACATATAAATCTGAAGAAATGGGATATAAATCTCAATTGATATATGCTGGAAGATTAATAAATAATGGAATGAGTAAATTTGTAGCTGAGAAATGTTTGAAGATGTTAATAAATTCAAATCTGAAAGTAAAAGAAGCAAGAATTTTAATATTAGGTTTAACTTTTAAAGAAGATTGTCCAGATTTAAGAAATTCAAAGATAGTAGATATTATAAAAGAACTAAAAGAATATGGAATGAAAATCTTAGTTGTTGACCCTGTAGCAGATAAAAAAGAAGCATTCAAAGAATATGGAATAGAAATTTTAAATATAGATGAAGTAAAAGAAATTGTTGGAATAATAGGAGCAGTAAAACATAAAAACTTTTTAGAATATGAAGAAACAAAAATAAAAAAATTATTTAAAAAAGATTTAGAAAAACCATTAGTTCTAGATTTAAAAGGAATTTTTGAAAAAGAAAAATACAAAGAAAATTATAATTATTGGAGGATGTAA
- a CDS encoding glycosyltransferase has product MFEGREEESLVSIIIPIRNEEKYLKGIFESLKGQNYSHELLEVIFVDGNSEDKTIETIKKLKKEIDITIKIIKNFKKIIPISMNLGIKEAKGEYIVRMDAHAEYNSEYITEGIKLLEDKEELVSVGGYLYIFPNESTIKAKITSKVFGSFLGTGNSRLRVNRLTIFKEGYNDTALYGIFRKVQLEKVNGYNEKLEVAQDIELFDRLKKTFNGKIWLTNKMKIKYYFKPKNGKELFKRQLRISLWTFKRNNGVRIRHIIPLVTGMLGIILLLFRIKILLLLMLLYILICIYFYVREIDSKKEVIYFPYAVYVYFINHLGYFLGTTISLIQNIKLKWEERYNKLYQE; this is encoded by the coding sequence ATGTTTGAAGGAAGAGAAGAAGAATCATTGGTATCAATAATTATACCTATAAGAAATGAAGAAAAATATTTAAAAGGAATTTTTGAATCTTTAAAAGGGCAGAATTATTCACATGAACTATTAGAAGTAATATTTGTGGATGGAAATTCTGAAGATAAAACAATAGAAACTATAAAAAAATTGAAAAAAGAAATAGATATAACGATTAAAATTATAAAAAATTTTAAAAAAATTATTCCTATTTCTATGAATTTGGGAATAAAGGAAGCTAAAGGTGAATATATAGTAAGAATGGATGCACATGCAGAATATAATTCAGAATATATAACTGAAGGAATAAAATTATTGGAAGATAAGGAGGAATTGGTTTCAGTAGGTGGATATCTATATATTTTTCCAAATGAAAGTACAATAAAAGCTAAAATAACAAGTAAAGTTTTTGGTTCTTTTTTAGGAACAGGAAATTCAAGATTAAGAGTTAATAGACTAACTATATTTAAGGAAGGATATAATGATACAGCATTGTATGGAATTTTTAGAAAAGTACAATTAGAAAAAGTAAATGGATACAATGAAAAATTAGAAGTAGCACAAGATATAGAACTTTTTGACAGATTGAAGAAAACTTTTAATGGAAAAATATGGCTTACAAATAAAATGAAAATAAAATATTATTTTAAACCTAAAAATGGAAAAGAGTTATTTAAAAGGCAACTAAGAATATCACTTTGGACTTTTAAAAGAAATAATGGAGTTAGGATAAGGCATATTATTCCTTTGGTTACTGGAATGTTAGGAATAATATTGTTACTTTTTAGAATTAAAATATTATTGTTATTAATGTTATTATATATACTTATTTGTATTTATTTTTATGTAAGAGAAATAGATAGTAAAAAAGAAGTTATTTATTTTCCATATGCAGTGTATGTATATTTTATAAATCATTTAGGATATTTTCTAGGAACAACTATTTCATTAATACAAAATATAAAATTAAAATGGGAGGAAAGATATAATAAATTATATCAAGAATAA
- a CDS encoding sugar transferase, with the protein MNAAIIDSGDYTDKITDILEKNKQYNYVGYLNDEEKSKEKYLGKITDIEKIVKEENIESIIFTSRKQIINYSNMITNLKLQGIKIIDYISFLEKCEGKIDTEKIDALWIVMSDGFIVLNNTLQKRIKRFFDIVVSISMLVGTMPFIIITYILVKMDVGIKNIFINPMKIVRNPAFFRQKRIGIRGNEFEIIKFRSMKIHDPAKFSKYASEYDDRITAIGKFIRKTRLDELPQLINVLKGEMSFVGPRPEWNELGREYEKKIKNYKLRYAVQPGLTGWAQVMYSYGASLEDAEIKLEYDLYYIKHQDFVMDMIIFFKTCKTVIFGKGR; encoded by the coding sequence ATGAATGCAGCAATAATTGATAGTGGAGATTATACAGATAAAATAACTGATATTTTAGAAAAAAATAAGCAATACAATTATGTGGGGTATTTAAATGATGAGGAAAAAAGCAAAGAAAAATATCTTGGAAAAATAACAGATATAGAAAAAATAGTAAAAGAAGAAAATATAGAAAGCATAATTTTCACTAGTAGGAAGCAGATAATAAATTATTCAAATATGATAACTAATCTTAAATTACAGGGAATAAAGATAATAGATTATATAAGTTTTTTAGAAAAGTGTGAAGGAAAAATAGATACAGAAAAAATAGATGCTCTCTGGATAGTAATGTCAGATGGATTTATAGTTTTAAATAATACATTACAAAAAAGAATAAAGAGATTCTTTGATATAGTAGTTTCAATATCAATGCTTGTAGGAACTATGCCATTTATAATTATTACCTATATACTAGTGAAAATGGATGTAGGAATTAAAAATATATTTATTAATCCAATGAAAATAGTTAGAAATCCAGCATTTTTTAGACAGAAAAGAATAGGAATAAGGGGAAATGAATTTGAAATAATCAAATTTAGAAGCATGAAAATACATGATCCAGCAAAGTTTTCAAAATATGCCTCAGAATATGATGACAGAATAACAGCAATAGGTAAGTTTATAAGAAAAACCAGATTAGATGAACTTCCACAGTTAATAAATGTGCTAAAAGGAGAAATGTCATTTGTAGGGCCTAGGCCAGAATGGAATGAATTAGGAAGAGAATATGAGAAGAAAATAAAAAACTATAAATTAAGATATGCAGTGCAGCCAGGACTTACAGGATGGGCGCAAGTAATGTATTCATATGGCGCTTCATTGGAAGATGCAGAAATAAAACTGGAATATGATTTATATTATATAAAACATCAGGATTTTGTAATGGATATGATTATATTTTTTAAAACATGTAAAACAGTAATATTTGGGAAGGGAAGATAG